Proteins found in one Chrysiogenes arsenatis DSM 11915 genomic segment:
- a CDS encoding aspartate kinase, translated as MALIVMKFGGTSVGNCEKIKGVAKIVANEKAKGNDVVVAVSAMSGETDKLVGFVNEISANPDWREYDQVVSTGEQVTIGLLALALQEIGVPAISFTGWQMGMVTNAAHSKARIRTISAERIKLALAESKVVVVAGFQGITEHTGDIATLGRGGSDTTAVAVAAGLKADVCDIYTDVDGVYTTDPRIVPEARRIPVISYDEMLEMASLGAKVLQTRSVEFAKKYNVPVRVRSTFKPEDEGTLVTREEDIKMEKVLVSGIAYNKNEAKITLSGVADAPGVASTIFTAISAKNVNVDMIVQNVSKDHATTDLSFTVPKNEMNMALAAVEELRKELKIADVLADNKVAKVSIIGVGMQSHAGVAAQMFSALAKEGINIMMISTSEIKVSCVISEKYTELAVRVLHECFGLEKEQVKELK; from the coding sequence ATGGCACTCATTGTAATGAAGTTTGGCGGAACCAGTGTTGGCAACTGCGAGAAAATCAAAGGGGTTGCCAAGATTGTCGCCAACGAAAAGGCGAAAGGCAACGATGTTGTCGTTGCGGTTAGTGCGATGTCGGGTGAAACCGATAAGCTGGTTGGATTTGTCAATGAAATCTCCGCGAATCCCGATTGGCGTGAGTATGATCAGGTTGTTTCAACTGGAGAGCAGGTAACTATTGGCCTGCTGGCGTTGGCACTTCAGGAAATCGGTGTGCCGGCGATCTCGTTTACCGGCTGGCAGATGGGGATGGTAACCAATGCAGCGCATTCGAAAGCACGTATTCGGACGATCTCTGCTGAGCGAATCAAACTAGCACTAGCAGAAAGTAAAGTTGTCGTTGTTGCTGGGTTCCAAGGCATTACAGAACATACGGGCGATATTGCAACCCTTGGGCGCGGAGGATCAGACACTACCGCTGTTGCCGTCGCTGCTGGCCTGAAAGCGGATGTATGCGACATCTATACCGATGTTGATGGCGTCTACACTACGGACCCACGCATCGTGCCAGAAGCACGCCGCATCCCCGTTATTTCGTATGACGAAATGCTGGAAATGGCAAGCTTGGGTGCCAAAGTGCTCCAAACCCGCAGTGTCGAATTTGCCAAGAAATACAACGTGCCTGTGCGCGTCCGTTCTACGTTTAAGCCTGAAGATGAAGGCACACTTGTTACCCGTGAGGAGGATATTAAGATGGAAAAAGTTCTCGTGTCAGGCATTGCGTATAATAAGAATGAAGCAAAAATTACCCTTTCTGGCGTCGCTGATGCGCCAGGTGTTGCCAGTACCATCTTTACCGCAATCTCCGCAAAAAACGTCAACGTCGACATGATCGTGCAGAACGTGTCTAAGGATCATGCGACGACCGATTTATCTTTCACTGTTCCGAAAAATGAAATGAACATGGCGCTTGCGGCGGTTGAAGAGCTGCGCAAGGAGCTTAAAATTGCTGATGTATTGGCGGACAATAAGGTTGCAAAAGTTTCTATTATTGGCGTTGGTATGCAGTCACATGCTGGTGTTGCAGCGCAAATGTTTAGCGCCCTTGCGAAAGAAGGGATTAATATTATGATGATCTCTACTTCGGAAATCAAAGTTTCTTGCGTTATCTCGGAAAAGTACACCGAACTGGCTGTGCGCGTATTGCATGAGTGCTTCGGTTTGGAAAAAGAACAGGTAAAAGAGCTGAAGTAA
- a CDS encoding cofactor-independent phosphoglycerate mutase, with protein sequence MKYVVLLGDGMSDLPLPELGGKTPLMVARTPNLDRMVQCGIGGSTLNVPPHLPPGSDVCNLSVLGYDLGSGYTGRSPIEAAAMGVELADGDIAFRCNLVTLRENGTVMDDFSAGHITTDEAHEVIALIQQQLGSDAFSFYPGVSYRHLLVWHGGKEKMVTTPPHDISDREITEYLPRGDGAAELLDIMQRSQAILCSAPVNQKRIAAGKKPVSSIWLWGQGSRPSFPKFVDLYGKTGAMITAVDLMRGIANYIGFENIAVEGATGWIDTNYAGKAQACIDAFERVDLVFVHVESPDESGHAGNVQYKIQAIEDFDAKVVGPIIDHLEQKYPGAFRAMSLPDHPTPVALKTHTRDRVPFALMGAGIASDECNRYDESLEQCGSFHPQESSQLMRRLLGIL encoded by the coding sequence ATGAAGTACGTTGTGCTCCTTGGTGATGGGATGAGCGATCTTCCGCTGCCAGAACTTGGTGGCAAAACCCCGTTGATGGTGGCGCGTACGCCAAATCTTGACCGCATGGTGCAGTGTGGCATTGGTGGATCAACGCTGAATGTGCCGCCGCACCTCCCACCAGGTTCCGACGTTTGTAATCTGAGTGTGCTGGGCTATGACCTTGGCAGTGGCTATACTGGGCGTTCGCCAATTGAGGCGGCGGCGATGGGAGTTGAGCTCGCCGATGGCGATATCGCCTTTCGCTGCAATCTCGTTACGCTGCGTGAAAATGGCACGGTGATGGATGATTTCAGCGCTGGTCACATTACGACGGACGAAGCGCATGAGGTTATCGCCCTGATTCAACAGCAGCTTGGAAGCGACGCGTTTTCATTCTACCCTGGGGTTAGTTACCGCCACCTGCTTGTCTGGCATGGTGGGAAAGAGAAGATGGTAACCACGCCACCGCACGATATTTCTGATCGTGAAATTACAGAGTATCTGCCGCGTGGCGACGGAGCGGCAGAATTGCTTGATATAATGCAACGCTCGCAGGCGATCCTGTGTAGTGCGCCAGTAAACCAGAAACGGATTGCCGCCGGAAAAAAGCCAGTCAGTTCGATTTGGCTCTGGGGGCAAGGAAGTCGTCCGAGTTTCCCGAAATTTGTTGACCTGTATGGGAAAACTGGGGCGATGATTACGGCGGTTGATCTTATGCGCGGTATTGCCAACTATATCGGCTTTGAAAATATTGCCGTAGAGGGGGCAACCGGCTGGATTGACACCAACTATGCGGGGAAGGCTCAGGCGTGTATTGACGCCTTTGAGCGGGTCGATCTTGTGTTCGTGCATGTCGAAAGCCCTGATGAATCAGGTCATGCGGGTAATGTGCAGTATAAAATCCAAGCGATAGAAGACTTTGATGCGAAGGTTGTCGGGCCGATTATCGATCATTTGGAGCAGAAATATCCCGGTGCATTTCGGGCGATGTCGCTCCCTGACCATCCAACCCCCGTTGCGCTCAAAACCCATACTCGCGACCGTGTACCGTTTGCTCTCATGGGGGCGGGCATTGCGTCTGACGAGTGCAATCGCTACGACGAATCGCTTGAGCAGTGCGGTTCATTTCACCCACAGGAAAGCAGTCAGCTTATGCGCCGATTGCTCGGAATACTCTAA
- the thrC gene encoding threonine synthase codes for MWKGLINEYTQYLPVTEKTPRLTLNEGNTPLVRCENLPRLINPNLDIYLKYEGLNPTGSFKDRGMFMAVAKAVEEGAKAIICASTGNTSASAAAYAARAGIKAYVLIPDGKIAFGKLSQAVMHGAKVIQIDGNFDDALNLVREISDKYPIALVNSVNPNRIEGQKTGAFEVIEALGDAPDYHVIPVGNAGNITAYWKGYREYHALGKSTHLPKMLGFQAAGSAPIVLGHPVEKPETIATAIRIGNPASWKQAEAARDESGGLIDMVTDEEILKAYTLLARHEGIYCEPASAATIAGICKLNDAGFFTKPCRLVCTLTGHGLKDPDTAMKQDIDLTKAGGDMPSVLKALGL; via the coding sequence ATGTGGAAAGGCCTTATCAACGAATACACGCAATACTTGCCGGTAACGGAAAAAACGCCGCGTCTGACACTGAACGAGGGGAACACGCCGCTGGTTCGTTGTGAAAATTTGCCGCGCCTTATCAATCCGAATCTTGATATCTACCTGAAATACGAAGGGTTAAACCCTACTGGCTCGTTTAAGGATCGCGGCATGTTCATGGCAGTCGCGAAGGCGGTTGAAGAGGGAGCTAAAGCGATTATATGCGCTTCCACTGGCAATACATCGGCTTCGGCCGCCGCGTATGCTGCTCGTGCCGGCATTAAGGCGTATGTGCTGATTCCTGATGGAAAAATCGCGTTTGGCAAACTTTCGCAAGCCGTTATGCACGGCGCAAAAGTTATTCAGATCGATGGGAATTTCGATGATGCGCTTAACTTGGTGCGCGAAATTTCGGACAAATATCCGATTGCGCTCGTTAATAGTGTCAACCCGAACCGCATCGAAGGGCAGAAAACCGGTGCCTTTGAAGTGATCGAAGCACTGGGCGATGCCCCTGATTATCACGTGATTCCGGTTGGTAATGCGGGGAATATCACCGCCTATTGGAAGGGATATCGCGAATACCACGCCCTTGGTAAGTCAACGCACCTCCCGAAAATGCTTGGTTTTCAAGCGGCGGGATCGGCGCCAATTGTTCTTGGTCATCCGGTTGAAAAGCCGGAAACTATTGCCACTGCTATCCGCATAGGCAACCCTGCCAGCTGGAAGCAAGCCGAAGCCGCGCGTGACGAATCGGGTGGGCTCATTGACATGGTCACCGACGAGGAAATTCTAAAAGCCTACACTCTGCTCGCGCGTCACGAAGGGATTTACTGTGAGCCCGCCAGTGCGGCCACCATTGCTGGTATCTGTAAACTCAATGATGCTGGGTTCTTTACCAAGCCGTGCCGCCTCGTCTGCACGCTGACTGGCCACGGTCTGAAAGATCCTGATACTGCGATGAAGCAAGATATCGACCTCACGAAGGCGGGTGGCGATATGCCATCGGTGTTGAAAGCGCTTGGGTTGTAA
- a CDS encoding homoserine dehydrogenase, with product MKRITVGLLGFGTVGQGTADILRQNCDVITQRTGVEIVVKKALVKCLSEVNPLPVGIEVVTDPSSLIDDPDIDIIVEVMGGYEPARTYSLLALQAGKHVVTANKACVAKHYRELLEAAQLHGVDYLFEASVAGGIPIIKALKESLAGNRIETVQGIINGTANYILTQMTQNSISFYEALAQAQQLGYAEADPTFDIEGIDAAHKIFILALLCWGVELNFDDLYTEGISSISPVDIELAQELGNTIKLLAIAEPEADGRIDIRVHPTMIPSTYPLAAVDGVFNAVYLEADALGPAMFYGRGAGKMPTGSAVVADIIDLARDMACGVAGKRIAPFSFATLRPAQIVPIDEIHSSFYVRFTVKDTVGVMREISRILADNDISVASAIQKGRSNDSTASVPFVVITHEASGLQINKSIREIENLGITTAPTVMIRVEE from the coding sequence ATGAAGCGAATTACCGTTGGACTGCTCGGATTTGGTACGGTCGGGCAGGGAACTGCTGACATTCTGCGCCAAAACTGTGACGTCATCACTCAGCGCACTGGAGTTGAAATCGTTGTAAAAAAGGCACTTGTGAAATGCCTGAGCGAAGTGAATCCTTTGCCTGTGGGCATTGAGGTTGTCACTGATCCTTCGTCCCTTATCGACGATCCAGACATTGATATTATTGTCGAAGTGATGGGCGGCTACGAGCCTGCCCGCACGTATTCATTATTGGCGCTTCAGGCGGGCAAGCATGTGGTTACGGCGAACAAGGCCTGCGTTGCCAAGCACTACCGTGAACTTTTGGAAGCAGCGCAGCTCCATGGCGTCGATTACCTGTTCGAAGCCTCGGTTGCTGGCGGGATTCCGATTATTAAAGCCTTAAAGGAAAGTCTTGCCGGGAACCGGATTGAAACGGTGCAGGGGATTATCAACGGAACTGCGAACTATATTCTGACGCAAATGACCCAGAATTCGATTTCATTTTATGAAGCGTTAGCGCAAGCGCAGCAGTTAGGGTATGCCGAAGCCGACCCGACTTTCGATATCGAAGGGATTGACGCGGCGCATAAAATTTTCATTCTGGCGCTCCTTTGTTGGGGTGTCGAATTGAATTTTGACGATTTGTACACGGAAGGGATTTCTTCGATTTCGCCGGTTGATATTGAGTTAGCTCAAGAGCTTGGCAATACGATTAAGCTTCTTGCCATTGCCGAGCCAGAAGCCGATGGGCGCATTGATATTCGCGTTCATCCGACCATGATTCCCAGTACCTATCCCCTTGCGGCGGTGGATGGGGTCTTTAACGCAGTCTATTTGGAAGCCGATGCCCTTGGCCCAGCCATGTTTTACGGGCGTGGGGCGGGGAAAATGCCGACTGGGAGTGCGGTGGTCGCCGATATTATCGACCTCGCGCGCGATATGGCGTGTGGCGTTGCAGGAAAACGGATAGCTCCGTTTAGTTTTGCGACGCTACGTCCAGCACAAATCGTCCCGATCGACGAAATCCACTCATCGTTTTACGTCCGTTTTACGGTGAAAGATACGGTTGGAGTGATGCGTGAAATTTCGCGTATCCTGGCGGATAACGATATTTCTGTCGCGTCCGCCATCCAAAAAGGGAGGAGCAACGATAGTACGGCGAGTGTCCCTTTTGTTGTGATTACCCACGAAGCTTCCGGCCTACAGATAAATAAATCGATACGAGAGATAGAAAATCTTGGCATCACAACAGCCCCGACGGTGATGATCCGAGTGGAGGAGTAA
- the hisA gene encoding 1-(5-phosphoribosyl)-5-[(5-phosphoribosylamino)methylideneamino]imidazole-4-carboxamide isomerase — MVILPAIDMKDGQCVRLVQGDMNQATVFSANPVEMAQRWVSEGAEILHLVDLNGAFAKKPVNLEVVRQILTTVDVPVELGGGIRDMATLESVFALGVHYAIIGTAAVSNPELVRDACREWPGRIRVGIDARGGMVAVNGWAEVTDVLATELASRFADYGVDAIIYTDIARDGLLKGVNVAECARMASGISIPVIASGGLATLDDIRQLKLHEADGISGVIAGKAIYTGAIDLAEAIALASR; from the coding sequence GTGGTTATTCTTCCCGCTATTGACATGAAAGATGGCCAGTGCGTGCGATTGGTGCAGGGCGATATGAATCAGGCGACGGTGTTCAGTGCTAATCCCGTCGAAATGGCACAACGTTGGGTGAGCGAAGGGGCGGAGATTCTCCATCTCGTAGACCTCAATGGGGCATTTGCGAAAAAGCCCGTCAACCTTGAAGTGGTGCGCCAAATTCTGACGACGGTTGATGTTCCCGTCGAGCTTGGTGGCGGTATTCGCGATATGGCGACACTGGAGAGCGTTTTTGCGCTTGGCGTGCATTATGCCATTATTGGTACGGCTGCGGTGAGTAATCCTGAGTTGGTTCGCGATGCGTGTCGTGAATGGCCAGGCCGAATCCGCGTCGGCATCGATGCACGCGGTGGTATGGTGGCGGTAAACGGCTGGGCCGAAGTGACCGATGTGCTCGCGACCGAACTTGCGAGCCGCTTTGCTGACTATGGTGTTGATGCCATTATTTATACGGATATTGCACGCGATGGACTGCTCAAAGGGGTGAACGTTGCTGAATGTGCCCGTATGGCAAGCGGAATTTCTATTCCAGTTATTGCCAGCGGTGGACTTGCCACGCTGGATGATATCCGGCAGCTCAAGCTGCACGAAGCCGATGGCATTAGTGGCGTGATTGCGGGGAAGGCTATTTATACGGGGGCGATTGATCTTGCCGAGGCGATTGCGCTGGCATCGCGGTAA
- the hisH gene encoding imidazole glycerol phosphate synthase subunit HisH — translation MIGIIDYGIGNLRSVQKAFEIQGVEAGLFRDRTALEQCEKLILPGVGAFGDCMAALQKADLEPLVRDWIRKERPLLGICVGMQMLLECSYEFGEHAGLGIITGSVRPFRDQATTAGLKIPQMGWNKVTFVRPSILTEGLGASEYFYFVHSYYCDVSDPAMVLGECDFGIRYCAALERGRLYGTQFHPEKSADAGLKVLKNFAEKG, via the coding sequence ATGATTGGCATTATCGACTATGGCATTGGTAACCTCCGTAGTGTGCAAAAAGCTTTCGAGATTCAAGGGGTAGAAGCGGGTCTTTTTCGTGATCGCACCGCGCTTGAGCAATGTGAAAAACTGATTCTCCCTGGTGTCGGGGCGTTTGGCGATTGCATGGCGGCGTTGCAAAAGGCTGATTTAGAGCCATTGGTGCGTGACTGGATTCGTAAGGAAAGGCCTCTGTTAGGAATTTGCGTTGGTATGCAGATGTTGCTGGAATGTTCGTATGAATTTGGCGAGCACGCTGGGCTGGGCATCATTACAGGCTCTGTTCGCCCGTTTCGTGATCAAGCGACGACTGCAGGTTTAAAAATACCGCAAATGGGTTGGAATAAAGTGACATTTGTACGCCCAAGTATCCTGACGGAAGGGTTGGGTGCATCGGAATATTTCTATTTTGTCCATTCCTATTACTGTGACGTGAGCGATCCCGCCATGGTACTTGGTGAATGCGACTTTGGCATTCGCTACTGCGCGGCGCTGGAGCGTGGCCGCTTGTACGGCACTCAGTTTCACCCCGAAAAGTCCGCTGATGCTGGACTGAAAGTTTTGAAAAATTTTGCTGAGAAAGGATAA
- the hisB gene encoding imidazoleglycerol-phosphate dehydratase HisB: MARKATLQRKTRETNITLTLDFDATGGAINTPVGFFNHMLESFAKHSGWCLTIEAAGDTHVDDHHTVEDVGICLGLALKQAIGEKQGMARFGSATIPMDEALAEAVVDFGGRGYCVVNGLPREGTIGTFAVELTHEFFQALAMSAEMNLHLNVRYGSNRHHIVEAAFKALAHACRQAVMVRAGSSEILSTKGTL, translated from the coding sequence ATGGCACGCAAGGCTACACTTCAGCGGAAAACCCGCGAAACCAATATTACGCTGACGCTCGATTTTGATGCGACTGGCGGTGCGATTAACACTCCGGTGGGGTTTTTCAACCACATGCTGGAATCATTTGCGAAGCACTCTGGCTGGTGCTTGACAATAGAAGCCGCTGGCGACACGCACGTTGACGATCACCACACTGTTGAAGACGTCGGCATCTGTCTTGGGCTAGCGCTCAAGCAAGCCATCGGCGAGAAGCAAGGGATGGCGCGTTTTGGGAGTGCGACGATTCCGATGGATGAGGCGCTCGCCGAAGCGGTCGTTGACTTTGGTGGGCGAGGTTATTGCGTCGTCAATGGCCTGCCGCGCGAAGGGACTATCGGCACATTTGCTGTTGAATTGACGCATGAGTTTTTTCAGGCGTTGGCGATGAGCGCCGAAATGAATCTTCATCTTAACGTTCGCTATGGTAGCAATCGTCACCATATAGTCGAAGCGGCGTTTAAAGCGCTCGCGCATGCGTGTCGTCAAGCGGTCATGGTTCGTGCTGGTTCGAGCGAAATCCTTTCGACGAAAGGGACGTTATGA
- a CDS encoding UbiD family decarboxylase domain-containing protein, producing the protein MRRSCATSSTCRLMLRFRSRHVTTLNSRNSEPIRCDVASRSDQLQLARQLRREYRKTGRLREHRIRFSHTPIPLHIGVLAELDTVSSPTLPGITGXEAMLARSIAPFAPQCTPDNTRWKATSWSLAEIPALWHYAGDVAPYWSLAVVISRHPLNATVSFGIYRVQVQSCTTATLNALPNSVLGKHLNVAASCGTSLPVTIVLGAEVSMLLAAATPLPDHIDKFEFAGWAGNAPIALRCSPGNHLPVPASAPIVVEGEIHPGEMAIEGPFGNHTGGYTIPVARPLFRMCQMFSVAAPFVSATLVGIPPAENLLFGKAWERLFTPLLRAAIPGFIEWHLMPEGVYHGVSVLRVDDTFWESRKAFLAQLATIPWFQRAKLLCLVSDGRALCDKGHLFALCAGADWSRALLLWGDGWIFDLRPEMQKEKVCPRRPVILGEKEWKLQSPRWWLWRMINHGLAPDRLKVRNGRLIIDARLPHGWRGITD; encoded by the coding sequence ATGCGTCGGAGCTGCGCTACCTCATCGACTTGCCGCCTGATGTTACGGTTTCGGTCACGACACGTTACCACGTTGAACAGCCGCAATAGCGAACCGATACGCTGCGATGTGGCCAGCCGGAGCGATCAGCTTCAGCTGGCACGACAGTTGCGTCGAGAATATCGGAAAACGGGTCGATTGCGTGAGCATCGGATACGCTTTTCCCATACGCCGATCCCGCTCCATATTGGCGTCCTTGCTGAACTTGATACCGTAAGCTCTCCCACGCTCCCTGGCATCACAGGGNGGGAGGCAATGCTCGCGCGGAGCATCGCGCCATTTGCGCCGCAGTGCACTCCTGATAATACTCGTTGGAAGGCAACATCATGGAGCTTGGCAGAGATTCCTGCGCTTTGGCACTATGCGGGCGACGTTGCGCCGTATTGGAGCCTCGCGGTGGTCATATCCCGACACCCGTTGAATGCCACCGTGAGTTTCGGTATTTATCGGGTGCAAGTGCAGAGTTGCACCACGGCAACGCTCAATGCGTTACCGAATAGTGTGTTGGGAAAACACTTGAACGTGGCGGCGAGTTGCGGCACGTCATTGCCGGTCACGATTGTGCTTGGGGCGGAAGTGTCAATGCTGCTGGCGGCAGCTACGCCATTGCCGGATCATATTGATAAATTTGAATTTGCTGGATGGGCAGGGAATGCGCCGATCGCGCTGCGCTGTTCTCCCGGTAATCATCTTCCTGTCCCTGCGAGTGCGCCCATCGTTGTTGAAGGTGAAATTCATCCGGGTGAAATGGCAATCGAAGGGCCGTTTGGAAACCATACGGGCGGCTACACTATACCAGTGGCGCGCCCATTGTTCCGTATGTGTCAGATGTTTTCCGTCGCTGCTCCTTTTGTATCCGCTACGCTGGTCGGTATTCCGCCAGCCGAGAATCTTCTTTTTGGCAAAGCGTGGGAGAGACTCTTTACTCCGCTTTTGCGTGCGGCAATCCCTGGTTTTATCGAATGGCACCTCATGCCCGAAGGGGTCTATCATGGGGTCAGTGTGCTGCGCGTTGATGATACTTTTTGGGAAAGTCGCAAGGCATTCCTTGCTCAATTGGCAACCATTCCGTGGTTTCAGCGTGCCAAACTGCTTTGTTTGGTATCTGATGGAAGGGCGCTGTGTGATAAAGGTCATCTTTTTGCGCTTTGCGCAGGTGCAGATTGGTCGAGGGCGCTTTTATTGTGGGGAGATGGATGGATCTTTGATCTGAGACCGGAAATGCAAAAGGAAAAGGTTTGCCCCAGAAGGCCAGTTATTCTCGGGGAAAAAGAGTGGAAATTGCAAAGCCCAAGGTGGTGGCTCTGGAGAATGATTAACCACGGATTGGCGCCGGATCGACTAAAAGTGCGTAATGGACGGTTGATTATTGACGCACGGTTGCCACACGGGTGGAGGGGGATAACCGACTGA
- a CDS encoding DUF4139 domain-containing protein has translation MKFSRSMSAFLGALSLALPAASQVSRPTDNASITLYRGQNSVANFPIAISVPASRQWTFKWYDTDRTLAPESFHLILPPAMQMSNQHTIHMAPTQHRALQWLLGKEIRFRANEGEAIVGVGRLLDLDPILIRLPDGTLRQDIRAERIVLEDLPDFWHPHPVTTWSGTAPEGNYRGELLAQMQGIHWQILYTATWEEGKENSLDLQGWLEVTNPSDQWYRNAQLAFMAQDTPFASQPRPMVASRSVVASEAASPMMLDAAVSSQAAVDQAEGNTLFTLPGAVDVAPGTSRFPFLMLPSLATKTKLSATAMPVAQYREGKRLLPVQHDVVLGTDKDLPLLPAGTVRLYRTARDTATLLRGELLLPHTPPAETLSLRLGEENRVRIEEIRTEMVRTQKTMTTTARYDLRNSHVSLRSVTLSVPLPVGQKLTITSDCEKLAPQCRMEQPHASELRYLIDLPPDVTVSVTTRYHVEQPQ, from the coding sequence ATGAAATTTTCACGCTCCATGAGCGCCTTTCTTGGCGCCCTTTCGCTTGCTTTACCAGCCGCGTCGCAAGTTTCTCGCCCAACCGATAATGCTTCCATTACGCTCTATCGTGGGCAGAATTCTGTGGCAAATTTCCCTATTGCCATTTCTGTTCCCGCTTCTCGTCAGTGGACGTTCAAGTGGTACGACACGGATCGCACGTTAGCTCCAGAAAGCTTTCACCTTATTCTCCCGCCAGCGATGCAGATGAGCAATCAGCATACTATTCACATGGCGCCAACGCAGCATCGAGCGCTCCAGTGGTTGTTAGGCAAAGAGATCCGCTTTCGTGCCAACGAGGGCGAAGCAATTGTTGGCGTTGGCCGCTTGCTTGATCTCGACCCGATTCTTATCCGTTTGCCTGACGGAACACTCCGGCAGGATATTCGTGCCGAACGGATTGTTCTTGAAGATCTGCCGGACTTTTGGCACCCACACCCGGTAACAACCTGGAGTGGCACTGCTCCTGAGGGAAACTATCGTGGCGAATTATTGGCGCAGATGCAGGGTATACATTGGCAAATCCTTTATACGGCGACATGGGAAGAGGGGAAAGAAAACTCGCTCGATCTTCAGGGGTGGCTTGAAGTTACGAACCCTTCTGACCAGTGGTATCGCAATGCGCAACTTGCCTTCATGGCACAAGATACTCCTTTTGCCTCTCAGCCGCGCCCAATGGTAGCGAGTCGCAGTGTCGTGGCGAGCGAAGCCGCATCTCCCATGATGCTGGACGCCGCTGTATCAAGCCAAGCTGCTGTTGATCAAGCCGAAGGGAACACCCTTTTCACCCTTCCAGGAGCGGTCGATGTCGCGCCCGGCACCAGCCGCTTTCCGTTTCTTATGCTTCCGTCACTCGCGACCAAAACAAAACTGAGCGCAACCGCTATGCCAGTCGCGCAATACCGAGAAGGAAAACGGCTACTGCCCGTGCAGCATGACGTCGTACTTGGTACGGACAAAGATCTCCCCTTGCTCCCAGCAGGGACGGTTCGTTTGTACCGCACGGCGCGCGACACCGCGACGCTTTTGCGTGGCGAACTGCTGCTGCCGCATACTCCACCAGCCGAAACGCTGAGCTTGCGACTTGGCGAAGAGAACCGAGTGCGCATCGAAGAGATCCGCACCGAAATGGTGCGCACACAAAAGACCATGACAACTACCGCTCGCTATGACTTGCGCAATAGTCACGTTTCGTTGCGAAGCGTGACGCTCAGCGTGCCATTGCCCGTCGGGCAAAAACTGACGATCACGAGTGATTGCGAAAAGCTGGCGCCGCAGTGCCGTATGGAGCAGCCGCATGCGTCGGAGCTGCGCTACCTCATCGACTTGCCGCCTGATGTTACGGTTTCGGTCACGACACGTTACCACGTTGAACAGCCGCAATAG
- a CDS encoding integration host factor subunit beta: protein MTKADLVEKICASVDSVSKKQAEAVVNSLFECIIDALEEGDKVELRGFGSFKTRERGPREGRNPKTGDKVSVPSKRVPYFKPGKELREKVDAASS, encoded by the coding sequence ATGACGAAGGCTGATCTGGTTGAAAAAATTTGCGCCAGCGTAGATTCTGTGAGTAAAAAACAAGCAGAAGCTGTAGTAAACAGCCTGTTCGAGTGCATTATTGATGCATTGGAAGAGGGTGACAAAGTCGAGCTTCGCGGATTTGGAAGCTTTAAGACACGTGAACGCGGCCCTCGTGAAGGTCGCAACCCGAAAACCGGCGATAAAGTAAGCGTTCCTTCTAAACGGGTACCATACTTCAAGCCAGGTAAAGAGTTGCGCGAAAAAGTTGACGCTGCTTCTAGCTAA